A region of the Burkholderia pyrrocinia genome:
TGGAAATTCGGGAACTGCGCCCACGCGTCGAGCTTGCTGTACTTCAAATGCGTGTCGAAATTCGTCTGCGTGCAGACATACGCGTTCGGGTCCATGTCGGTCAGATCGACAGTGGTTCGATCCGTCTTCGAGGTGTCCGTCGTGCTCGCAATCGGCGCGCCGATCAGCAGACCGAGTTTTTCGCCCATCTGTTCGGTGACGCCCTGTACGTTGATGCTTTGCAGGAACGCCGCCGATTCTTGAATACGCTTTTCGAGCGTTTGTTGGACGCTCGGCGCGACCGCGAATTTTTCCGCAACGCTCGCGACGCCGTTCAGCTTCGCGATGTTGTCCATGTAGCGCGTCAGCGCGCGCCGGGTAATCGGGTTCATGTGTTCTCCGGTGATTCGATGTGTGGTGAGTGAGCCCGGCCGCCGTCAGCAGTCAGTCGCTTCCCAATCAGCGCCGCCCTTGGCGCTCGGTCGCGCGCCCGAGCCCGGTTCGCTTTCGAGTTGCTTGCTCAGAGTGTTGAACGCTTCGCGGTCTTTCTCGCGGTCGGCCTTCAACGCCGCGATATCGCGTGTCAGACCATCGATCACGACCTGTTGCGACGCACTGTGGAACGACAGCCGCGTGATCAGGTCGGCGTTCGTCGAATCGCCTTGCGCAAACTCGCCTGCCTTCGCGGCGCCGCCCTTCGATGCGTCGGCGGCCGGTGCCGGGGACTTCGGCGAGAAGCCGAACATTTCGGCGAACTTCGCCACCACGGCCGACGCAATCGACGTAGACGACGCGGCAGGATCAACGGGTTCGTCGCCGATGAGCGATGCCGCGTCGACCTCGACACCAATCGAAAACAGATTCTCCGGTGCCCCCTTGCGGGACTTGAAGTGGTCCGGGTGTTGCCGCGAGAACGTGAGGATTTCGGTTCCGAGACTTGCGGGACTGTCCGTCACGCCGATGCCGAACAGGTATGCCTTGCCCGTCTTTGCGAAATCCGGCGCAATCTCGACGCTCGTATAGACCTTCTGGCGAGCCTTCACCATTGCCTTGAGATCGTCCGTCGGATCGATCTGTGCGAACAGCGCAAGCTTGCCGTCCTCGACCTCGCGTGCCTCGACGGCCCGGACGTCGCCATACGCGCGGAACGGACCATCCGGCATGGTTCCCCGGTAGTGTTCGAGGAATACGCGCGCGCCGTACTTCGCCGGGTCGTACGTGCTCGCCATTTCCTCGATCTGTTGTCGCGTGATGTCGCGACCGTCTGTCGTCGCGCCCTCCGTTGCCACCCGCACAAACTTCATTGTGTTTTCTCCCTGTTGATTCCTGTCCGCTTATCGAGCGTGAACACCATCGTGCGTGAGCACCGCCAACGCTTCAATGCACGCTCCCGTGTGACAGGCCGGGTACAGATTCGGACGGTCGATTTCACGCTCGCGCGCGCGATACGCTCGACGCATGGTCAAACCTGCAAACCCCTTCGCCGATTTCCCGGAATCGAACGATGTATCCGCAACGAACGTGACGAGCTTCGCCACGCGCCGCGTCGCGCGTGATCTGTTTTGGAGCGGATGGAAAGTTGCCGCCATCGCCGAGTACGTCGGCGAGCCGCGGTCAACGGTGGAGACGTGGAAACAGCGCGAGGGATGGGACAAGGCAACGTCAACCGACAAGGTTATCGATGCGCTCGTGCAGCGACAGCGCGTGTTGATCGCGAAGGAAAACAAGGACGGGAAGGACTTCAAAGAACTGGATTTGCTCGGCCGAGAAATGGAGCGCCAGCAGCGCATACAGGTGCGCGCCGAGCGGGCCGAAGGTAGCGGGAGCGAGAGCGGCCCGGCGAACGAAGGCAAGACGAGCGCATCGTCGCGATCGTCGTCGCGCAAATCGAATCGCAACGTCATCACGGCCGAGCAGGAACAGCGTCTGAAGGACGCGATGCGCGAACAACTGATCGGCCACCAAAACACGTGGTTCGAGAATCGACACCTGCGCCGCCGCAACATCCTGAAGTCACGACAGATCGGAGCCACGTTCTATTTCGCGCACGAGGCGCTCGTGCGCGCGCTGGAAACCGGCACGAATCAGATTTTTCTGTCGGCGAGCCGCGCACAGGCGCACGTGTTCCGCTCGTATATCCAGAAATTCGCGTGGAACGCTGCGCAGGTTGAGCTAACCGGCGATCCGATGCGTTTGTCGAACGGTGCGGAGTTGATCTTTCTCGGCACCAGTTCACGCACGGCCCAAAGCTACAACGGCGACCTGTATTTCGATGAGTATTTCTGGGTCAGCAACTTTGCGACGCTCAACAAGGTCGCGATGGGGATGGCGACGCATTCGCATTTGCGGATGACGCACTTCTCAACGCCGTCCACGACGACGCATGAAGCCTATCCCTTCTGGACTGGCGCGCACTTCAATCGCGACCGGGCCGACGACGAGCGCGTCGAGATCGACATTTCCCACACGTCGCTTGCACCCGGCCGCCAGTGCGGCGACGGGCAATGGAGGCAGATCGTCACCGCCGAGGATGCGGTCGCGGCCGGGTTCACGAAACTGGATCTGGAGGACTTGCGCTCAACGAACAGCCCCGCCGATTTCGAAAACCTGTACATGTGCCAGTTCGTGGACGACACCAGTTCGGTGTTCGCGTTCCGGCTCGTACAGGCGTGCATGGTCGATTCATGGGACGTGTGGACGGACGTAAAGCCATTGCTCGATCGGCCGTTCGGCTGGAAACCGGTATGGATCGGCTACGACCCTGCCCTCACTGGCGATTCGGCCGGGTGCGTTGTCATCGCCCCGCCCGAGCAGCCGAACGGAAAATTCCGCGTGCTCGAACGGCATCGTTGGAAGGGCATCGACTTCGAAACGCAGGCCGAGAAAATCCGCGAACTGACGCAGCGCTACCACGTGACCTATATCGCGATCGATACGACCGGCATCGGCCACGGTGTGCACCAGCTTGTGCGTCAGTTCTTCCCGCGCGTCGTCCCGATCCAGTATTCGCCCGAAGTGAAAAACCGCCTTGTCCTGAAAGGCATGTCGGTGATCGGGAAAAAGCGCCTGGAATTCGACGCGGGTATGACCGACCTCGCGCAATCGTTCCTGTCCATCCGCCGAGCCATGACGCCGAGCGGCACAAAGATGACCTACACCGCCGCGCGTAACGAAGAAATCGGCCACGCTGACCTCGCATGGGCCTGCCTTCACGCGCTCGATAACGAACCCCTCGAAGGTGCCAGCCGCGCGCGCAGCACCGTGGAGATTTACTGATGAGTACCGCCCTCGTTCCGACCACCGACGCGCGCGACGTTGCAACGCGCGCGCCGCTGTCATCAATCGAAGCTTTCACGTTCGGCGATGCAGTCGCCGCGATCGACGGCGCCGACATTCTCGACTACGCCGAACTGTGGGCGATCGAGGACTATTTCGAGCCACCGATCAGCCGTGCCGGGCTCGCGAAATCGCTTCGCGCAGGCACGCATCACGCGTCCGCGCTGTACTTCAAACGGAACGTGCTCGCCTCGACGTTCATCGAGCATCCGAAGTTTTCGCGCGATGCGTTCCGCCGCCTCGCGCTCGATTTTCTGGTTTTCGGCGACGCCTACCTCGAACGCGAGCGCAACCGCGTCGGTGGAGCGCTCCGATATCGCCCTTCCCCTGCGAAATACACCCGGCGAAAGACGGATCTGGTCAATTTCGTGTTCATCGACGGCTTTCTCAACCGGCACCAGTTCGACACCGGTTCGATTTTCCAGTTGATGGAGCCGGACGTGAATCAGGAGGTGTACGGGATGCCCGAATACATCGCATCGCTGCAATCCGCGTGGCTCAACGAGTCGGCCACCCTGTTCCGACGCCGCTACTACGCCAATGGCTCGCACGCCGGGTTCATCCTGTACCTCAACGACCCGAACATGGACCCCGACGACGTGGACGCGATCCGGAAGGCGTTGCGCGACTCGAAAGGCATCGGCAATTTCCGGAACCTGTTTCTGCATTCGGCCGCGCGAAACAGCGGCGGCGAAAAAGGCGCAGTGCAACTGATCCCGATTTCAGAGGTTGCAGCGAAAGACCAGTTTTTCGATATCAAGAACGTGACGCGCGACGACACGCTCGCGGCCCATCGCGTTCCGCCGCAGTTGCTTGGGATCGTCCCGAGCAACACGGGCGGGTTCGGCGCCGCCGACACCGCCGCGCGCGTGTTCGGGCGGAACGAAATCCTGCCGCTGCAACAGCAATTCCTCAAAATCAACGAGTGGGCGGGCGAGGAAATCGTACGATTCACGGATTACGTGGTGCCGGCAGCGGCAGGCGTTGCAGTTCCAACGTAACTCCATTCGAACCGAGCGTCTATTTGCCCTTTTGACGTTGCGCCACCTTCTTTGCCATCTCGTTTGAGCGCGGCCCAGGTGAAAAGCCGGATTTTGTGCCCTTCCGAACCTCTGTTGCATCCGGGAACGCACCAACCATCAAATTGGTTGCCTCCTCGACTGTTTCTGCTGCGATATTCAAGAAGCGAGTCAGGTAGCTTCGATCGGTAAGGTTTTCAAGTCCGGTTCCTCGACCATTCGGCTCCATTCGATAGAATGAGAAAGTCAATACATGTGTATTTTGGGAAAGAAGATCCCAGATAACTGCGAAGGTCTTGGCGTCGATACCCAATTTGTTGAGTCGCTCGTCTCGCGAATCGATCATCAAGTATTCGCCTGCGAGAAATTTTTTCTTCTTGGCTTCCGGCATCAACTGAAAATATGCATTTTTCGCTAGGCGTTCGCGAATTTCGTCTGCCTGTGCGCTTAAGGCCGATACTTCAGTTTCATTTTCCAAATTTTTGAATAACTTTACTCGCCTCATGCAATCATTCAGATGCATGATATTTATTTTTGCCGACCACTCAACATCAGATACCGGAGTCTCAATGATGTATGCGAAATACAAATACCCCTCCAAAATCGCTCTGACGTGCGGGGCGGCACAAGAAAAATCCCAATCCTCATGATCGCTTCTCACCCATCGCGTAAGAGGGACGGCCCGAATCAAGGCAATTCCGTGCGCGCAGAGACGTGCGAACAGTTTCGTCCCATAGCCAAGGTGTGCGGCAACAAATCTCGCCGATGTAGCTTGACTTACCGCTATCGCTTCACAGATCGCTGCGTCAAACCGGTTTAATGCCGCTACATAGTCTGCTCTTGTGGCTTCCGGGTGATCCGTGTTGTTTGTGCTCGGTCGAGGGATTGCATTTTCGATGGAGGATTCGGCACCGGCAGCGGCGGTCGCATGTTCTTGTGTGCTCACTTAGTGGACCTCGCAAGTTTTAGAGGAAATTGTCGGTTGGTAACTGCACCAGTCAATCGGCCATATTAACGCCTTCCGTATCTGGAATTGAGCCACCCTGACCACGCGTCTAGCGAATCGCTCGCTGCGTCTGGTTGCGTCTCGGAAAATGCGCCGAAAATCGCCGGAACCCGCCCCGCATGGGCTTGCGCCGGGCCGGGGTTTTGCGTCTGAAATTGCCCTTTTTTTGCAGCGGGCAGGCGCGGAGGGGACTGCGCTATCCGGGCGCCGCGACGCGGGCCACCCCACCCCCTCGCACCGTGCGGCAGGCGCCCCGCCGAGCCGCGTCCGGCCCGCCACTGGCACGCCGACGACCCGGCCGAGGGGTCGGGACGCATTAAGCGCCGAACCGCTCAGAAGCCCGGAAATCGCGCCGAGCGCGGGGCGCCGGCTTCAGGCCGTGATATCACTTTTTGATTGCACGTTGATATCACTTTCTGATATCATCTAGGCATGAAATCGAAACACGCCCGCACCCTCGCCGCGATCTTCACCAAGCCCACATTGGGCGGGATCGTGTTTTCCGATATTGAATCGCTCGTCGCCGCACTCGGCGGCGAAATCCACGAAGGCGCCGGGTCGCGCATCGCCTTCGAACTGAACGGCACGCGCCGCTATCATCACCGCCCGCACCCGGGCAAAGAGGCGAAGCGGTATCAGGTGGAGGATCTGCGCGACTGGTTTATCGAAATGGGAATCAAGCCATGAACAACGCCATGTCTTACAAGGGGTATTTCGCCCGGATCGATTTCGACGGGCGCGATAACATTTTCGTCGGCCACGTGCTCGGCGTGGACGACAAGATCAGTTTCCACGGCGAGACGGTGGACGAACTGTCGCGAGACTTTCATGCGGCCGTCGATCACTACCTTGACGACTGCAAGCGCGCGGGGCGCGAGCCGCAAAAGCCCGCGTCCGGCAAGTTGATGCTGCGCATTGATCCGGCCGTGCATGCGCGCGTCGGCATCGCCGCCGCCCTGTCGGACGAAAGCATCAACCAATGGTCGGAGGAAGTTTTGGGGCGTGCGGCCCGTGAAGTTTTGGAACGCGCCGGTTACGCGAGCGACGAGCGCGCCCCGGCGCAGACTGCCTGAACGTTAGATGGTACCCGCGACGGGCGATTCGGCGGCCGCCGCTCGCTCGAGAGCCGTAATGCGCTCATGTTGAGCGAGCAGCAACGCCGCGAGCGCGATGAACGCCCCACCGTAGCCGTTACCAAAGCCGGTATGCGTCGCGCTGTACCGCTGTTCGAGCCGGTGTCGGTCGCCGTTTTCCATCACAATGGTAAGCCCCTTACTGGCGCAGTCGAATTCCACCATCTTGATATCGCCGCGCTGTTCCTGCATGGCAAAGACGGGATAGGTCATGGCGTCTTGCATCACTCCCCCTGAAATCGCACATGCGGCGTTGCCGCTTCAACAGGTGCCCGCTTAGAAACGGCAGCGCGAGACATTGCTTCACGAGCACGCGCACGCGTGTCCGCATGCTCGTCCGGGTCGCTCGCTACCGATTCCGCAAAATCCCACAGCGGATCAATCGCAACATCAGGCGCC
Encoded here:
- a CDS encoding phage portal protein; its protein translation is MSTALVPTTDARDVATRAPLSSIEAFTFGDAVAAIDGADILDYAELWAIEDYFEPPISRAGLAKSLRAGTHHASALYFKRNVLASTFIEHPKFSRDAFRRLALDFLVFGDAYLERERNRVGGALRYRPSPAKYTRRKTDLVNFVFIDGFLNRHQFDTGSIFQLMEPDVNQEVYGMPEYIASLQSAWLNESATLFRRRYYANGSHAGFILYLNDPNMDPDDVDAIRKALRDSKGIGNFRNLFLHSAARNSGGEKGAVQLIPISEVAAKDQFFDIKNVTRDDTLAAHRVPPQLLGIVPSNTGGFGAADTAARVFGRNEILPLQQQFLKINEWAGEEIVRFTDYVVPAAAGVAVPT
- a CDS encoding type II toxin-antitoxin system HicA family toxin translates to MKSKHARTLAAIFTKPTLGGIVFSDIESLVAALGGEIHEGAGSRIAFELNGTRRYHHRPHPGKEAKRYQVEDLRDWFIEMGIKP
- a CDS encoding type II toxin-antitoxin system HicB family antitoxin; its protein translation is MNNAMSYKGYFARIDFDGRDNIFVGHVLGVDDKISFHGETVDELSRDFHAAVDHYLDDCKRAGREPQKPASGKLMLRIDPAVHARVGIAAALSDESINQWSEEVLGRAAREVLERAGYASDERAPAQTA
- a CDS encoding DUF5677 domain-containing protein, encoding MSTQEHATAAAGAESSIENAIPRPSTNNTDHPEATRADYVAALNRFDAAICEAIAVSQATSARFVAAHLGYGTKLFARLCAHGIALIRAVPLTRWVRSDHEDWDFSCAAPHVRAILEGYLYFAYIIETPVSDVEWSAKINIMHLNDCMRRVKLFKNLENETEVSALSAQADEIRERLAKNAYFQLMPEAKKKKFLAGEYLMIDSRDERLNKLGIDAKTFAVIWDLLSQNTHVLTFSFYRMEPNGRGTGLENLTDRSYLTRFLNIAAETVEEATNLMVGAFPDATEVRKGTKSGFSPGPRSNEMAKKVAQRQKGK
- a CDS encoding terminase large subunit domain-containing protein — translated: MVKPANPFADFPESNDVSATNVTSFATRRVARDLFWSGWKVAAIAEYVGEPRSTVETWKQREGWDKATSTDKVIDALVQRQRVLIAKENKDGKDFKELDLLGREMERQQRIQVRAERAEGSGSESGPANEGKTSASSRSSSRKSNRNVITAEQEQRLKDAMREQLIGHQNTWFENRHLRRRNILKSRQIGATFYFAHEALVRALETGTNQIFLSASRAQAHVFRSYIQKFAWNAAQVELTGDPMRLSNGAELIFLGTSSRTAQSYNGDLYFDEYFWVSNFATLNKVAMGMATHSHLRMTHFSTPSTTTHEAYPFWTGAHFNRDRADDERVEIDISHTSLAPGRQCGDGQWRQIVTAEDAVAAGFTKLDLEDLRSTNSPADFENLYMCQFVDDTSSVFAFRLVQACMVDSWDVWTDVKPLLDRPFGWKPVWIGYDPALTGDSAGCVVIAPPEQPNGKFRVLERHRWKGIDFETQAEKIRELTQRYHVTYIAIDTTGIGHGVHQLVRQFFPRVVPIQYSPEVKNRLVLKGMSVIGKKRLEFDAGMTDLAQSFLSIRRAMTPSGTKMTYTAARNEEIGHADLAWACLHALDNEPLEGASRARSTVEIY
- a CDS encoding GPO family capsid scaffolding protein, which translates into the protein MKFVRVATEGATTDGRDITRQQIEEMASTYDPAKYGARVFLEHYRGTMPDGPFRAYGDVRAVEAREVEDGKLALFAQIDPTDDLKAMVKARQKVYTSVEIAPDFAKTGKAYLFGIGVTDSPASLGTEILTFSRQHPDHFKSRKGAPENLFSIGVEVDAASLIGDEPVDPAASSTSIASAVVAKFAEMFGFSPKSPAPAADASKGGAAKAGEFAQGDSTNADLITRLSFHSASQQVVIDGLTRDIAALKADREKDREAFNTLSKQLESEPGSGARPSAKGGADWEATDC